GCTACGACAGCGCGGATGTGTGGACGCATCCGGAGGTGTTTGAGCTGGACGAGGAGCGGCGGCCGCTGCGCGTGTCGGGTGTGCCTCCGGATTATTTTTCGGTGACGGGGCAGCGATGGGGAAACCCGCTGTACCGCTGGGGATTGTTGCGGGAGCGGGGATTTGACTGGTGGGTGGCGCGGATTCGGCGGGCGCTTGCGCTCTATGACATGATTCGCCTCGATCACTTTCGCGGGTTTGAGGCGTACTGGTCGATTCCAGCCGAAGAAGAGACGGCGGTGCATGGGCAGTGGGTGAAGGCTCCGGGGCACGAGTTGTTTCAGCGGTTGAAGGATGTGTTTGGCAACCTGCCGTTCGTCGCTGAGGACCTGGGGCTGATTACGCCTGAGGTCGATGAGCTGCGTGAGCACTTTGGAATGCCGGGGATGCGCATTTTGCAATTTGGATTTTCGGACCGCGGAAGCCATCTGTATCTGCCGCACAAATTCGTGCCGAACACGGTGGTGTACACGGGCACGCACGACAACAACACGACGCTGGGCTGGTGGCAACGGGATGCGAGCGAACAGGAACGCATCAATGCGCAGACGTATCTGGAAACAATCGAGCATGATGGCGAGATCGTTTGGGCGATGATGCGCGCGGCGGCGCGGTCGGTGGCTAACCTGTGCATCTTTCCCATGCAGGACGTCCTGCACCTGGGCAGCGAGGCACGGATGAACAGGCCTGCGGCAGGCGAGGGGAACTGGACGTGGCGGTATGGAATGGATGCGCTGCACCCGGATTTCGCAACCAAGCTGGCCTCGCTGATGGAGATGACCGATCGTGATGGCTACGAACCCACGAAAGAGGGCGAGGCCAGGTCGGCCGAGGGAGCGGCGCAAGCAGAGTCGGGCGTGAACATTTAGACTGGTTCGAGAATCAGAATTCAGGAGCGACGATGCCTCTTTCCGGTGAAGCTATACGCACGATGAACTATGTAGACGATATCTCTGTGACACTGCGGAGGATTCTGGCGGTGTTGCCGTCGCTGACCGAGGATGAGCGCCAGCGCGTGGCCGACCACATTCGTCATGCGGAACCGAGTATCGACACAGTGCTGGCTGCGGTCTCGGGCAAGAAGTGAGTGGTGCGGAGGCCCAGCCCTGTGTCCGCGCGGTTGCAGTGATTGGGGCGGGGACTGCGGGACGAGGATTTGCCCTGGCCTGCGCCGCGGCGGGATTTCATGTAGTGCTTGAAGATGTCATGCCAGCGAACCTGCGCAAGGCGGAGGCGGAGTTTGCCGGGCTTGGTGCGCCTGCAGGGCGGCTGGAGATGGCCCTTACGGTTGAAGACGCCGTGCGGGAGGCCGACCTGGCGGTGGATTTTGTGCCGGATGAACTGGAGTCGAAGCTGGAGATCTTCAGTCTGCTCGACAGGATGGCTCCGCCGAAGACGATCCTCTGCACGCCGAGCGAGGCGCTGAGCATTACGGACCTTGCCTCTTGCGTTTACAGGCCGGAGAGATGTGTTGCTGTACG
This is a stretch of genomic DNA from Edaphobacter acidisoli. It encodes these proteins:
- the malQ gene encoding 4-alpha-glucanotransferase, which produces MSGDGAIQERISGVLLHVTSLPSYGGVGDFGPAAYGFVDFLAAAKQRLWQVLPLSPTGYGNSPYSALSAFAGNPLLISLERLAHDGWIAWDRIAGLPGHEGPADFDVAMQRKLPLIEEAAASFLYNAPDDRRARFQQFCQENISWLPDYAMFNVLRRMHGYACWNEWPQEYALRNHDALTAVLNSHGRELAVEQVVQFFFNEQWSELRSYCAERKISVMGDVAIFVSYDSADVWTHPEVFELDEERRPLRVSGVPPDYFSVTGQRWGNPLYRWGLLRERGFDWWVARIRRALALYDMIRLDHFRGFEAYWSIPAEEETAVHGQWVKAPGHELFQRLKDVFGNLPFVAEDLGLITPEVDELREHFGMPGMRILQFGFSDRGSHLYLPHKFVPNTVVYTGTHDNNTTLGWWQRDASEQERINAQTYLETIEHDGEIVWAMMRAAARSVANLCIFPMQDVLHLGSEARMNRPAAGEGNWTWRYGMDALHPDFATKLASLMEMTDRDGYEPTKEGEARSAEGAAQAESGVNI
- a CDS encoding 3-hydroxyacyl-CoA dehydrogenase NAD-binding domain-containing protein, encoding MSGAEAQPCVRAVAVIGAGTAGRGFALACAAAGFHVVLEDVMPANLRKAEAEFAGLGAPAGRLEMALTVEDAVREADLAVDFVPDELESKLEIFSLLDRMAPPKTILCTPSEALSITDLASCVYRPERCVAVRGSLAPGGAVKVLYPPAATAGTLRAVEGFLGALGVGAQTEPDPDAPALMKNLVRNQT